A genomic window from Nomascus leucogenys isolate Asia chromosome 10, Asia_NLE_v1, whole genome shotgun sequence includes:
- the LOC105740308 gene encoding LOW QUALITY PROTEIN: zinc finger protein 90-like (The sequence of the model RefSeq protein was modified relative to this genomic sequence to represent the inferred CDS: inserted 1 base in 1 codon), with amino-acid sequence FLSVMCFNFAQDLCPEQSLKDSFQKVILRRYEKYEYGNLELKKGRECVDEGKAHKRGYNGLNQCLTTTQSKIFQCDTYVKVSHIFSNSNRHKXILEKKPFKCIECGKAFNQSSTLTTDKKIHTGEIPCKCEECGKAFNRSSHLTLHKIIYTGEKHYKCEECGKDLNYSFTLTAHKRIHIGEKPYKCDKCGKAFISSSILYVHKISHTEEKPYKCEECGKALKFSSILSTHKRIHTGEKPYKCDKCGKAFISSSLLYKHKS; translated from the exons tttctttcagttatgtgttttaattttgccCAAGACCTTTGTCCAGAGCAGAGCCTAAAAGATTCCTTCCAAAAAGTGATACTGAGAAgatatgaaaaatatgaatatggCAATTTAGAGTTAAAAAAAGGTCGTGAATGTGTGGATGAGGGTAAAGCACACAAAAGAGGTTATAATGGACTTAACCAATGTTTGACAACTACCCAGagcaaaatatttcaatgtgATACATATGTGAAAGTCtctcatatattttcaaattcaaacAGACATA AGATACtggaaaaaaaacctttcaaatgtatagaatgtggcaaagcttttaaccagtCCTCAACCCTtactacagataagaaaattcatactggagagataccctgcaaatgtgaagaatgtggcaaagccttcaaCAGGTCCTCACACCTTACTTTACATAAGATAATTTATACTGGAGAGAAACATtataaatgtgaagaatgtggcaaagacTTAAATTATTCCTTCACCCTTACTgcacataagagaattcatattggagagaaaccctacaagtgtgataaatgtggcaaagcctttattTCATCCTCAATCCTTTATGTACATAAGATAAGTCATACtgaagagaaaccctacaaatgtgaagaatgtggcaaagccttaaAGTTCTCCTCAATCCTTAGtacacataagagaattcatactggagagaaaccctacaaatgtgataAATGTGGAAAAGCATTTATTTCATCCTCACTCCTTTATAAACATAAGTCATAG